The genome window TTAAGATTCAGAGCACCCCGGATCCCATGATCCAGAAATTCCTGAGCTAATCCTGAGCAAAAAATAAAAATCCCTTTCAACTTCTCTGATTCCTCAGGAGTGAAAGGAGACAGAACAAAATCGTGAACCTGCTCGCCTGCTGCCGGTTTACCAATACCCAGGCGAAGGCGAGGGTAATCTCTGGTTCCAATGCAGGCAGTAATTGATTTAATGCCGTTATGACCGCCGTCCCCTCCGCCGGCTTTTATCCGGTATTCGCCCGCGGGAAGATCCATGTCATCATAGATGACAAGTAAATCTTCCGGCTGAAGACTGAATTCATCCATCGCACGTATTACTGCGTAACCTGAATGATTCATATAGGTCTCCGGCCTGATAATCACGAATTCCGATTCAGCCCCCCTGCCGGTGTAGTATGTATATTCTGAGTTTTTGCCGCTGCCGTATTTTTTTACATCAGAAAGGAAGTGATCAAGAAAAAGAGACCCGGCATTATGCCGGGTCTTCTCATACTTCTTTCCCGGATTCCCTAATCCGACAAGAGC of Ignavibacteriales bacterium contains these proteins:
- a CDS encoding aminoacyl-tRNA hydrolase, producing MRALVGLGNPGKKYEKTRHNAGSLFLDHFLSDVKKYGSGKNSEYTYYTGRGAESEFVIIRPETYMNHSGYAVIRAMDEFSLQPEDLLVIYDDMDLPAGEYRIKAGGGDGGHNGIKSITACIGTRDYPRLRLGIGKPAAGEQVHDFVLSPFTPEESEKLKGIFIFCSGLAQEFLDHGIRGALNLNSKLNNQQKKLSAQADNPNTKQDSKKESGDI